A region of the Corticium candelabrum chromosome 4, ooCorCand1.1, whole genome shotgun sequence genome:
tgtgtggtgtgtgtgtgtgtgtgtgtggtgtgtgtgtgtgtgtgtgtgtggtgtgtgtgtgtgcatgtatgtgtctgtgtcagtgtgtgtgtgtgtgtgtgtgtgtgtgtgtgtgtttgtgtcaatgtgtgtgtgtgtgtgtgtgtgcatgcgtgtgtgtgtgtgtgtgtgtgtgtgtgtgagagagagagagagagagtgcaAGTACTTGTTTTCTTGAATCTAAGCAACTCTTATGTTGACATACAGGCTAACCGCATTCGTCATGAAACTGTATTCTCTCGCATCATATTACGTCACCATTGATCCAAACCAAGTAGAAACGTCAACCCATTGGATAGCACGACAGCAGCTTCCTAGTGGTAGCTTTCCTGTCGTTGGAAAACTTCACAGCAGCTACATTAGTGTGAGCCATCACGTTTGTCATTTGAAAATATATCTCATTGATATCTAACTGATGTCTCTGTGAGTGTAGGGTGGTTTGGATGGAGTCACAGCTAACACAGCGTTTGTTCTAATTTCACTATTTGAAGCTAGAAAGGCTTTCCCTGttgctgtatgtgtgtctttgtgtgtcgtTTTGGCTGTGATTTCAGTATGTTTTGTGTTAGGTGCCGTCGAGTGTTAGCAGTGCGATCACTAAGGCTCAAGACCATTTGGAACGCAAATTGTTGACGGCATCTGATCCGTACACGATTTGCATCATGTCTTATGCGCTTGCTCTTACTGGAAGTTCAATGACAACTGAAGCTATCAAAAAGCTGAATTCGATTGCAATAACAGATGGTAAACAtgctatatacatacatacatacagacagacacacacacacacacacacacacacacacacacacacacacacacacacacacacacacacacacacacaagcacacacacctcGATTGAattctttgtttgcatttggTTTAAGGTAAATTGAAGCACTGGAGCAATGCCGAAGTCTCAGCAAATAGTGACGACTTCTTCTACTATCCCTATCATGCTCGTTCTGCCGAGATCGAGATGACCGGTTATGCTCTGCTGGCAATCACTAACACCGGCGACATTTCTGGCGCTCTGCCTGTTGCCAGGTGGCTGAGCAAACAACGAAATTCACTCGGAGGATGGTCTTCCACACAGGCAAATCTAGCCACTAGTAATTATCCAACCAATGTTATTAATTCAGATTTAACATTTTGTTGTAGGACACGTGCGTTGCTCTGCAAGCTTTGTCTGCATATGCGTCCGCATTGAGACGAGGATCTGGCACTCTTGACATTTTGCTTACATCCGACGTCGAGAACGATTTCTCTCATTCGGTCAGAGTTGACAACGACAATGCTCTAGTGCTTCAGCAAGCAGAGGTTTGTAGCTTGTTCGTTGTTGCAATGGTGTATATCCAGTGAGTATCGTGTAGGTCCCTGTTGGTGGTGATCTACACATGCGTGTGAATGGATCAGGGACGGCACTTTTGCAGGTAGCACATGTTGTCAATTGAACAATTTCGTGACATGcacatatatttatatacacGTAGGCTACGGTGTCATACAACGTTCCTGCTCATAGTAGCTCTGTACCGGCCTACCAACTGATTGTGGATGTAACAGAGAAGAACGGGGGTAACACGATTGAGATTACACTCTGCTCGACGTACGTGTACtgtccagttgtttgtcaacttggTTGCTCATTAGTTACCGAACGTGTAGGTATAAGAAGACTGGAGACTCTGGTATGGTTGTTGTTTCGTCGATTCTTCCATCCGGGTTTCGAGTCGATAACTCTGCAATGGACACGGTATGAAAAATTTGTGATTAGTGATCAGTTACGATGCTTGTGTTTTCTGTCTCCAAACTACTAAAAGTCAGTTGACTAAAAAATTTTTGGCTAAAACTTGTTGGCCctttgatattaaatatttaatataatatgAGTTTGTTTAATATAAAACTGAGTCGCAAAGACCTATTCCGAGTGGACGCTTATCTACTGAATTCGTACAGCATACGACCTTATATCTCTTCAGAGCATACACACAACGTCCATGGCAGTAACTGTCTTTCTCTTGGCATGCTTTATGTACGTCACAGCATCATGAATGACGTTCTCAAGGAATTCTTTGAGGACGCTGCTAGTCTCCTTGTAGATGAGTCCCGAGATATGCTTCACTTCACCACGACGTGTAAGACGATAGATAGCCGGTTTGGTGATTCCCTGGATGTTGTCACAAAGAATCTTGTGATGACACCTGGTGCCACCATTTTCAAAACCCTTCCCTCCTTTGCCACAACCAGACATAACGAACAGAAAACTTGTTGAAACGCTAAGATTGACTTCGAGTGATCACTAACTTGGATGAGTCTTTGTTGGAGAAGGCATGTAGAGCCACACCAGACTTCCACACATAAACTTATCATCTTTGGCATCAAATGCAAAATaattttgcgcatgcgcactacATCATTAACCCAAAATTTTTCTGAGTTCTTAATTACAAGAAAGGGTCGGTTGGGCGACAGGAAACACAAATATTTTTGGGACTGGCCTTATCTTTCTACTTGAAAAGACATTTGTACCTGTATTCCACTTACAGCTAGAATCCACGGTGGATAGTTATATGTCACACATTGTTCGTTCTCCAAGTTTTATAACTTGGTTGAGTTATATGTTGACTGTGCATGCACAAGCAGAACATTTTGACACATTAAGGCAAATGAAAGAAATGTTCAATGTCTGGAGTTTCGATTGGCATTGTGTAGCTACTGAAATAGTCGTAAACTTTTAGTTgaattttttgtaaatttcttACTTGCTTGGTCACTACCTGGCGATCAGATTTGTCATATGAGTGTACTGCTTTTGTTTTACCTTAGATCttaacataaataaacaaacaaataaatatacagcaaataaataaataaatataaaatatataatgtTGCTTTGTTTCTAGTACTTGAATCTGGATCGTGATGTGAAGAGGTATGATGTCAGTGATAACCAAGTTGATCTCTATCTCAACCAGGTTGGTGACGTATACATAAAcatataatacatacatatatacatatacatatacatatacatatacacattacatacatacatggttTATTCATCCCGAGGGCGTATCTGAGACCCTGCCTACATACAACTAGTAAGGCACAAGATTAAAAGGTCCCtaaacactaaactaaacaggaacagacagcaagagtcaaaactagaaaaacaaaattaaagCTATTACTACTTTACACAAGTTGGTCTGAGTCTATCAAACAGTCTGAATTCTTCGACACCAGATTGCAAACAATGTGCCAATGGGATGAAGGCTTGCTGACATCGAGGAACCGCAATATAGGATCAAAGCTACTAAAACCTACAATCTACCAGGCCTCTTGACCCAGCTTGTAAAGTGTGAAGTGAGCACTCCACCCAGCTCGTTTACAGGCAGATACCAAATTGCTGTGTTTATTTTTcttatatacaaatacacatacatacatatacatatacttaTTAATATATGTACACTCTGGATGCGATGAATCAACCTGATGTCTTGTGTTTTTTCAGCTTGTGTATAACAGCAGGAAATGTGTACAAGTGACGGCCAATCGCGAGTACGATGTTGGAAACGTGCAACCGGTACCTGCTGAAGTTTACAGCTATTACGAACCAGGTCTGTACAGGTTGCAGTATCTTTATATCCTATTGCATTGATTCATCATTTTAATCAGATCTCGACAAGGAATCAGTTCTGTATGCTCCATCCAGTATGGTTGGTTTGACTGTGTGTGAGCTGTGTCTATGCAACGAATACTGTGCTGGATGTGGTAACTACAACAAGACGATCGGCTGTCCTAAATATGAATTTACTGGCTCAGGCACTCCGGCTATTATGAGTTATAGCCTTGGGGTTATCACTCTGACAGCCTTCATGTCATGGCTACTTTCTTGAAGTAAACTCATGTATCTGTAAAGTGCACTAGACAGTATGAACTTAGGTAGATGcacttgtgtgttagtgtttaATGGATCAGGGTATAGCTGCAGGTTTATGTTTGACGACATGACTCTGTAGGTCGGAGGAGACATTAATTAGTGGACACTTGAGTCAATAGTTGTGGAATGCTTTGAAGCTGTTTTTACTTAGTCAACGATATGAATGATTATAGAATTGTATTATATGCATTGCTTACAACAGGTTTCGATTGCACGTGGTGACTTGTTctgtacccagtcctctcctcatGTTCCCCTGTATTCACATGCTCAACTACGTACTGGCGTTACACTttcgaggagaggactgggtattACATTATGCCTTGTACGTTTCATGTCAAAACTGGTTTCTCGCATGATGCGTTTTAGCTTTGCTGATTGGTCGAAGTTGTAATATTAAAAGTTATCATAATGACGCGTGTTGCATGCCATCTGAATACGGGGCTGTCGTTTAGATATCTCTACATATTACTGACGCATATACACAGTCAGTGTATCAAGACTAATTGCAAGTAATGACTGACTGTAATCCAGGCAACTAAATATTAACAGAGTGACAGTTGGTGTAACAGTAACATTGAATTTAGCAAAACTTTTGATGAACTGTAAGCGAGTATCTTTTTTTGTCGTATTATTATGTcgtattttgttgtgttagaAGGACAGCTATGTCATGATCACTGCCTACAATAGAACTCGCGCAGATATCCATAACATCTATAATCTAGCAGTGGCTCTGCACATGCAATCAGAGCTGGATTGTTGCTCATAGCACAATATCTTGACTTTCCTGCTGGCTTTCAAGAGAAATCCAGTTAACGTAAATAAATGCTGAAACATTCTccgtttaattaaaataattctATGCCAGTTGTCAAGTTAATCACTCATCACGTATTGGCTGCAATGCATGTCTACACTAATCATGTATGCGCACTTGAGCGTCTGGCTTTAttatacagacatgggcataattatagggccaccctgagcatgtgacttagattaattaaaaaattattggactttctcagacactgcaagtacatgcatctataGTGAGagctgcactttttagtaaattgAGTTAAAACAAATCATAATGGTAAGGTAAtagctctgattgtgccattcgaatgtctgagattggaggtgatgtgtgacctgttgagatacacgactgcttcttgctgtcagttcaaccagtaaatATGAAAGGTAATAATCAAATtgttttcaaaaagcttctagctaaacaataaaatgacctTGTTTATGTTggaagacatactcaaagattaaatagagactatacgtttcagttttCTTGCATGTTGTTattctcatctgctcttgtgacgtcacatgcaacatgaacggtttggacatggtaatgcatggcgGTGGttgttagtctggtcattctcataatctttttgttgctacgggttgtcaaatcgtccaatcagaacaatataaatacccaaatagcatgatttgatgtagcaTCAAcgggtcagcaggtatatGTAGTAGAGAGATGATGCACTGTCGCATCATGATCAGACGTAACGAGTTGAGGTTAACATATTGAGCTTTAGATGTGCGTTCCACGAGTCGCATTACATTGTGGAGAGAGACCGCGGCTAAAGCCTATGCGTGGCAACCCTAGTTTTCGCATAGTCTCGGTGCCAAGCTGCGAGCAGTTAGGGGAATCCCCAGTCAATCATCAACACCAAAGTAAAGACATTTCAGTATGACGTCAGGTACCAGTCAGTGCCTCAATATCCGGGCACTTAATTGTGCATAAATCTGTGTCCAGTAGCCAGGTCACAGCCAAGTAGCTGCAATGAATCTCCAGCTGCTAACTATTCTCTGTTTGATGTTCTCTTGTCGTCTTACCGTCGGCAGCGAGTAAGTTCGTGCGTCGACCAAGTAGCGACCTTAGCGCATGCAACAACATGTACATGAATGTTTCACGCATCTTTTCCAGTTCGTACATTGTCATCGCTCCGAAGACAATACGTCCTGGTCTGAACGTCCGTATCAGTGTTACAATACTCCAGGCGAGCTCCAACGTGCAGGTGCAAACTGACGTGATTGCCAACAGGACAGGTACTCAAGTGACAGCAAGCAAGACCATTTCACCGGGTATCTAACTAGCCAgctgcttgtgtttgtttccgACTGTGTGGATTATGCATGAggtttttcttttcttctagGTGCGTCCGGCTTCATTGAGTTGCAGGTTCGTGTGCATGTCTGGGAGTTGGTTGCGCGCGCTTGTTAGCTGACAACTGGTCTAGTAGGCTAGTATGACTCGTTGCTAAAAGTCGCCGCGTGGAAAGCTGAGATTATAGAGCAATCGAGTTATTATTCTAGAAAAGGAAAGGAATATCTCTAGGAAGGAATATCTTTCCTGTGACATGCATGTTCATTAAATGGGCGGAGTTACAACGATACTCACATCCGGTTTCTATTATTTTTGATATTTCAGTCGAACGCAGGATGCAGGACATAGAAATGACACTGTACGTGGCTCTCTAATAGTCTGGAGTGGGCAGAAGCAATTATTAACTTTTAAAAACGGTcaggcctaacgcgcgctaagaaTGGTGGTCGCTTTGTTTTCAGCTGTATTACAGTAACTATTAGCATGCGTAGACATTTCACCAAGTGCATCATACAGTACGTTACGAATTAAACAGCATTCGTCGAATATGGCAGTCTATGGAGTAACCAACTATGCAGTAGGCCTCGCGCTTTGtaattcccggatgttcagTACTCACTGTTTgtgataaatatattaatcGTTTATGCCACCAAACAGGAAGTGGGCACTAATAGTCGACTGACAAAAGTACACTTTATGAAAAGTGATCACATGCCTGACCAGCCTGATTGGTTTCACTGCCCCTGCAGAGATGTATGTTCAAACTTACTCAGTACTGgtcgttaaaattaatttaatattgtTGCTAATCTTAGCTGGAGAGAAGACAGAGCAGATAGTGTAGACAAtaattgtctgtcttgctgCTTTCTTATAGACTCAGTGTATGTATAGTTTTTGCTATTGACTAGATGCCTAATCGACTTCTCGATGAGGATGGACCATACTCACTACGTGTGACTGGCAGTGGTGGACTGACATTCAGGAATGAAACGTCTCTTAAGGTTGACCAGAAAtgcgtgtctgtgtttatacagacagacaaaggcatCTATAAAcctggacaaacaagtagagaCTCGTTGAGTTCTAACACATTTTGCTCGATCTCTAAAATCGTATGATGTAGTACTGATGCGATTTATTGCTTACAAGCCGACTCTGTTGCCATACACTGGAACAGTCGAAGTGTCTATTACAGTAAGTCTGTGTTTGTTACTTATATTTCGGACGATACAAATCCTGTTTACTCGTTGAGTAGGATCCTAATGACAACCTCATGGCAAAGTGGAAAGATGTCAGCCTAAACAGCGGTATGCTAttccaatgtgtgtgtgtgttgctttgtgtatcactgtgtgtgcatgcgtgtatgtgtgtgcatgcgtgtatgtgtgtgcgggTGGGTGGCTGGgtggacgtgtgtgtgtgtgtgtgtgtgtgtgtgtgtgtgtgtgtgtgtgtgtgtgcgcgtgcgtgtgtgtaccaATTACACAGTTAGTCTGCAGGATTGTTAACACCGTATTTTTCAGGTGTTGCTTCTAGAGACTTCCCGTTGTCAATTGAGCCACCACTTGGAGAGTGGGTGATATCAGTCAGTGGAGAAGTAATCTATAACTATAGCTAGCCAtcggttgtgtgtgtgtgtgtgtgtgtgtgtgtgtgtgtgtgtgtgtgtgtgtgtgtgtgtgtgtgtgtgtgtgtgtgtgtgtgtgatgattGTAGTGACATCATTTTCTGTGTAGTGTTTAActggcaaacaaacatttcaagTTGACAAATACGGTAGATGGCTACGCTGCAGCAGTTAATACTAATATTATATGTTGTCAAATTGTTTCTGCAGTTTTACCCAAATTTGAGGTGACTGTCAAACCACCATCATTTCTCGTTTCTAGTGATACGAGTGTAGAGGGAACAATAACTGCCAAGTATGTATACAGACTGGGGCAtgtgctacacacacacacacacacacacacacacacacacacacacacgcacacacacacacacacacacacacacacacaggcacacacacacacacacacacacacacacacacacacacacatgatgaattgtttgctttgttttccTCAGGTACACGTATGGTCAACCAGTGAAAGGGACATTGGAGCTGACGTTTTACCTACCAACACAATATTATAACAAGCCGTAAGTTATTCTACAAACATTTCAGTGTTGTGGAAATTTGTTGCCAACAGATTTGTGTGTGCAGACCTAAAACATTACGGATGTCAAACATTCAAGTATAATGATAACATGTATGGAGTTTAAGTTAGTTATAGTGTTaatattttgttgtatttagaTCAATGGAATGAAACCTTTCGTGCTGGACAGTAGCAAGATTCGAAGTCTGCAGGAAGATCATTACATTGATCGCAATGAAGATAATCTACCAAGTTGGGGACAGCTGGCTATCAACGCATCTGTAACAGAGACACTGACAGGTTATTGTAATCAGACTGGAGATACATTTTGACAGCACTGataattcagctatgagcctctaagaaaagggactttgtaaaagccacgagacttggcgagtagcgtactctaaaggtatagggctaaaccgacttccggtctggggactatgtggctgggggactatgtggctgggggactatgtggctgggggactatgtggctggctggctatgtctgtcacactacaggaatgtgccatgcctccttagtgtggcccaatcatgaagcattaattcctttatgtcgtacgtggcaaccagagacaatagacgaacagccaatcgtacgcgtgaaacttccttgagatagttttctcaccagaacagtgtaattcatgtttgcgattgctaggacctgtcggacataaacaacagaactcacctgtctgcaactgctgacccaaaatcgatcACTTTCTTTGTTTTACGATAGTTATACGGGAATttaacattacgtaaccagtagagattttatgtcccgtatacgatgaCTCTACTCGCGACAAAATACTTCTCCTACCATACGTGGCCCCGTGttctttgaaggctcatagctgtagaaacgacggtgtaaacacatcttcaattactagtaataataattaattaattaattgaaaggTGTAATGTGTTTCAATACTACGTACATATCTAAACATATCAACTACTAGAAGCTAGAAATTCTATAGTCcaacaaaactaaaactaaagcAAAGTTCAGTTGTTTGCCACATTGCTGAAACAAGCCTGAGCTGCGGCAACAGAAAGTTGATGTCTGGCAAGTATGACTTTGGCTTTGATCGACATCCTTGCAGGCACATGGTAGATGACCAGATCAATGAAAAGGCTAGTTTGTGTATCCAACTTAACGTTGTGCTGTATGTAGACTCTTTTTCTGTGAGCATTAAAGCCAGTTTTCTTAATAGAAATGTCGATGTGATTTGCTGGTTCTGCCAGTACACGAAAGTATGATGGGAGTGAAGGATTCATGCTCAACCTGGAAAACATTTTTATAACAATATTTGTGTTACAAActagactgatctggttgagcacatcaactaataaaataaaacaataacaataacaataataggAATACATGAATGCAGTGGGGAAAATTACGGTCGGACATAGGACATCTGTCCGACCAAAATGTCTCCATGTCCAAACATACAGAGCCTATCAGACTGACACGTAGAAAGTGTAATCGAAAGTTGACGACTGTACTCAATGAGCACAATCTAAGCTTGCTATACAACTAGCTAACTATACATAATTGCTCGTAGAAATGGCAAGGGAAACCAGTTTCTACCCCAATTTTGATAATATGAGCATACGGGAAGGTAAAAAGTACACTAGACAAGCTGTAAGGGTATTGATGTAGCACGCTAGAGAATAGTTGCGCACACGGTCAGATATAAAATGCAGGATGTCCGGCCATATTTTTGCATGTGTGAGCAAACAAAGTTGCTATTTTCCGCACTGAAAtgcaacaactttattgatacagctttacaatacaataccgACAACACACCGCTACAACAACCACAATGAAAAGAAACTACGTTAAGTAGAAAGCACACTAACCATGTCTGTTCAAACAACTTAGTGTATGAGTGAGCTTGAGATGAGCCTCGCTCTGCATTAGCCTCGTCTCCAGACTCAcatgagcttggcagtgttcGGTTCTCGTATGACACTTTTAACCTCCCGGCTCTGCACAGTGTCTGTCatcattttgtgttgattatATGTTTGCAGGAACAACTTTGAGTGGTCAAGGTTTGACTACCTTCTACAGTCATTCTATCAAGATGAAGTTTCATGAATCAACTCCTGACACGTTCAAGCCAGGCTTGTCATTTGTTGCCAGGGTAAACATTTTTATTTTAGTATTTCTACTGATTGGCACACATGTGtgattgttgtctgtttgtatagaTTCTTGTTACAACCCAGGATAATAAACCTATGGAAGGAATTAGTGTCACCATTACTGCTATGACCAATAATGGGTCGACTCCATTTGTTGTTCAAGTCATAGGTGGTATCGCTGTGTTGATATACGATGTACCAACGGGTGCCACGCGGCTCTCACTGAATGTATGTGTTTCAAAATATTGAGGTAATTTGTCATTCATTGAGTTGTGTATTAGGCTGAGTGCAAGGATCCACGGACAGGAAATAAAGTGACTGCATACAGTAACCCTAGCATAAGCAAATCTCCTAGCAGTAGCTTTATTCAACTGTCAACAAGTACCTCGAGTGCTCAAGTACAGTCACATGTAGTGTTTAGTGTTTTCATGAGATGAACGTGGAACGTGCTGTTTAGATTGGCACGTCTTTGAATTATGGAGTCAAATCAACGTTTGCATTTTCAAAACTCTACTACCAGGTTTGATCTATTAAATGTCAATATTTGCAGATACTGTAGGTAATCTATATATggtatatattaatttttttgattttcaaaagtatttttattttacatttttta
Encoded here:
- the LOC134178244 gene encoding C3 and PZP-like alpha-2-macroglobulin domain-containing protein 8, translating into MGPTLNNLERLVRMPYGCGEQNAASTAPNIFVREYLDATGQLTFDLKEKTNKYMTTGYQRELNYKHNDGSYSAWGGEDDRGSLWLTAFVMKLYSLASYYVTIDPNQVETSTHWIARQQLPSGSFPVVGKLHSSYISGGLDGVTANTAFVLISLFEARKAFPVAVPSSVSSAITKAQDHLERKLLTASDPYTICIMSYALALTGSSMTTEAIKKLNSIAITDGKLKHWSNAEVSANSDDFFYYPYHARSAEIEMTGYALLAITNTGDISGALPVARWLSKQRNSLGGWSSTQDTCVALQALSAYASALRRGSGTLDILLTSDVENDFSHSVRVDNDNALVLQQAEVPVGGDLHMRVNGSGTALLQATVSYNVPAHSSSVPAYQLIVDVTEKNGGNTIEITLCSTYKKTGDSGMVVVSSILPSGFRVDNSAMDTYLNLDRDVKRYDVSDNQVDLYLNQLVYNSRKCVQVTANREYDVGNVQPVPAEVYSYYEPDLDKESVLYAPSSMVGLTVCELCLCNEYCAGCGNYNKTIGCPKYEFTGSGTPAIMSYSLGVITLTAFMSWLLS